The Lycium barbarum isolate Lr01 chromosome 12, ASM1917538v2, whole genome shotgun sequence genome includes a region encoding these proteins:
- the LOC132622698 gene encoding transcription factor TCP4-like encodes MNHQLQVSDKEDGSSEEEEDENEVLQENGLENLQSHYQNQHLQQPPQPLCQKPAKWTNFTAHKDELSKVTKRMMPKKAKTDVMELHGGRIIRSVGRKDRHSKVSTAKGPKDRRVRLSPNTAIQFYDVQDRLGYDRPSKAIDWLIKEAKAAIDALGEFPNCHCAELNAKMRYSVDQEQSPRFSQENSGFSSSEYGIPEVNYDIPIQNVNLFSSPDGAKIPFFNELQSYPHDHFLNFQSLQDDTIISSSDHHQGSFLTTTSINPLNSNSNLEMTRFIRSVNGNIASSNSGYGEAHNFPSVLSQNQVFCHREPLQSSFFPLTSDPLSTQLQTLSYGFANDGLSGVISSAPRIQGEEE; translated from the coding sequence ATGAATCATCAGCTTCAAGTATCAGATAAAGAAGATGGATCatcagaagaagaggaggatgaaAATGAAGTTCTTCAAGAAAATGGCCTTGAAAACCTTCAAAGTCATTACCAAAACCAGCACTTACAGCAGCCGCCACAGCCACTCTGCCAAAAACCAGCAAAATGGACTAATTTCACTGCACACAAAGATGAACTCAGTAAAGTAACAAAAAGAATGATGCCAAAGAAAGCCAAAACAGATGTGATGGAACTCCATGGAGGCCGAATTATTAGATCCGTAGGAAGAAAAGACAGGCACAGCAAGGTTTCAACTGCAAAGGGTCCGAAGGACCGACGTGTTAGGCTTTCACCAAACACTGCAATTCAGTTCTATGATGTGCAAGATAGGCTTGGCTATGACCGTCCAAGTAAGGCCATTGATTGGCTGATTAAAGAAGCTAAAGCTGCAATTGATGCTCTTGGTGAGTTTCCTAATTGCCATTGTGCTGAACTCAATGCTAAAATGCGGTATTCAGTTGATCAAGAACAAAGTCCAAGATTTAGTCAAGAAAACAGTGGATTTTCCAGTTCTGAATATGGAATTCCAGAGGTGAATTATGACATCCCAATTCAGAATGTAAACTTGTTTTCATCACCTGATGGTGCCAAGATTCCATTTTTCAATGAGTTGCAGAGTTACCCACATGACCATTTTCTCAATTTCCAGTCTTTACAAGATGACACAATCATTTCCTCTAGTGATCATCATCAAGGCAGCTTCTTAACGACCACTTCAATTAATCCTTTAAAttcaaattccaacttggaaatgactAGATTTATAAGAAGTGTGAATGGGAATATTGCCAGTTCAAATTCAGGATATGGAGAGGCCCATAATTTCCCATCAGTTTTAAGTCAAAACCAAGTCTTTTGTCATAGGGAACCCCTTCAGTCCAGCTTTTTTCCTCTAACAAGTGATCCATTGAGCACACAACTTCAGACCCTTTCTTATGGATTTGCCAATGATGGTTTGTCAGGAGTAATTTCAAGTGCACCAAGAATTCAAGGGGAAGAGGAGTAG
- the LOC132621555 gene encoding pyruvate decarboxylase 1, with the protein MEGTKIIGSTDHSASVPASSPCGVGTLGRHLARRLVQIGVNDVFSVPGDFNLTLLDHLVAEPELNLVGCCNELNAGYAADGYARVKGVGACVVTFTVGGLSVLNAIAGANSENLPVICIVGGPNSNDYGTNRILHHTIGLPDFSQELRCFQTVTCTQAVVNNLDDAHELIDTAISTALKESKPAYISIGCNLPGIPHPTFARDPVPFFLAPKVSNQLVLEAAVEAAAEFLNKSVKPVIVGGPKVRVAKAQKAFVELADACGYPFAAMPSGKGLVPEHHPNFIGTYWGAVSSSFCGEIVESADAYVFVGPIFNDYSSVGYSLLIKKEKLIVVEPNRVTIGNGPSFGWVFMTDFLSALAKKLKRNTTALENHHRIYVPPGVALKREHDEPLRVNILFKYIQEMLSGNTAVIAETGDSWFNCLKLHLPENCGFEFQMQYGSIGWSVGATLGYAQAAKDKRIIACIGDGSFQVTAQDISTMIRCAQKNIIFLINNGGYTIEVEIHDGPYNVIKNWDYTGLVNAIHNGEGKCWTAKVKTEEDLIEAISTATTTHKDSLCFIEVFVHKDDTSKELLEWGSRVAAANSRPPNPQ; encoded by the exons ATGGAGGGTACCAAAATAATTGGCTCGACAGATCATTCAGCTTCAGTTCCAGCAAGCTCACCTTGTGGAGTTGGAACACTGGGTCGACACTTAGCTCGGCGTCTAGTACAAATCGGCGTAAACGACGTGTTTTCAGTTCCTGGTGACTTCAACTTGACTTTATTGGATCATTTAGTAGCCGAGCCGGAGCTGAATTTGGTCGGCTGTTGTAACGAGCTGAATGCTGGCTACGCAGCTGATGGGTACGCACGTGTGAAAGGGGTGGGAGCTTGTGTGGTGACGTTTACTGTGGGAGGATTAAGTGTGCTTAATGCTATTGCTGGTGCAAACAGTGAGAATTTGCCTGTTATTTGTATTGTTGGTGGGCCTAATTCCAATGATTATGGGACTAACAGAATTTTGCATCATACTATTGGCTTGCCTGATTTTAGCCAGGAACTTAGGTGTTTCCAAACTGTCACTTGCACTCAG GCAGTGGTGAATAACTTGGATGATGCACATGAATTGATTGATACTGCGATTTCAACTGCTTTGAAGGAGAGCAAGCCAGCTTACATTAGCATAGGCTGCAATTTGCCTGGAATTCCTCACCCCACATTTGCTAGAGATCCTGTTCCATTCTTTCTTGCTCCAAA GGTCAGCAATCAACTAGTATTAGAAGCAGCAGTTGAAGCAGCAGCAGAGTTCTTGAACAAGTCTGTAAAACCAGTTATTGTGGGAGGTCCCAAAGTAAGAGTGGCAAAAGCACAGAAGGCCTTTGTGGAACTTGCTGATGCTTGTGGCTATCCGTTCGCAGCAATGCCATCTGGCAAGGGACTGGTCCCAGAGCACCACCCTAATTTCATTGGTACTTACTGGGGAGCAGTGAGCTCTAGTTTCTGTGGGGAGATTGTTGAATCTGCGGATGCTTATGTCTTTGTTGGCCCCATCTTCAATGACTACAGCTCTGTTGGATACTCGTTGCTCATTAAAAAGGAGAAGTTGATTGTTGTTGAACCTAATCGCGTGACTATTGGAAATGGCCCCTCCTTCGGTTGGGTTTTCATGACTGATTTCTTGAGTGCTTTGGCGAAAAAGCTTAAGAGGAATACCACTGCTTTGGAGAATCATCATCGGATTTATGTCCCTCCAGGTGTTGCCTTAAAACGAGAGCATGATGAGCCTCTTCGAGTCAATATACTCTTCAAGTACATTCAG GAAATGCTGAGTGGCAACACTGCAGTGATTGCAGAGACAGGGGACTCGTGGTTTAATTGTCTGAAGCTTCATCTTCCAGAAAATTGCGG GTTTGAATTCCAAATGCAGTATGGATCCATTGGCTGGTCAGTAGGTGCCACTCTCGGTTATGCTCAGGCTGCTAAAGATAAACGCATCATTGCCTGCATCGGTGATGGTAGCTTCCAG GTTACTGCTCAAGATATTTCGACCATGATAAGATGTGCACAAAAGAACATTATATTTCTCATCAACAACGGTGGTTATACAATTGAAGTCGAGATTCATGATGGGCCATACAATGTGATCAAGAATTGGGACTACACTGGTCTCGTGAATGCTATCCACAATGGTGAAGGCAAATGCTGGACTGCAAAG GTAAAGACGGAAGAGGACCTTATTGAGGCAATATCAACAGCAACAACCACACACAAGGACTCCTTGTGTTTCATAGAAGTCTTTGTGCACAAGGATGATACTAGCAAGGAGCTTCTGGAATGGGGATCGCGTGTTGCTGCAGCTAATAGCCGTCCTCCTAATCCTCAGTAG